The following are from one region of the Lodderomyces elongisporus chromosome 7, complete sequence genome:
- the GYP7 gene encoding GTPase activating protein (BUSCO:EOG09260N53) codes for MTDYSSKVEVLYSQPAYVRLNKEKKNGYIVLTRPILSKAEAQKAQYQVQLTFIEESNANVSILQKVSEELALDLQKKPTDRSRIISISPSRHSTTLNEVTIRIKKPAYGYYDGSITIGEQQPIFFHDSSLDSKITQARSMGLFEDELDISSGQVLLEVIRSLVNDVVKQSEQVYLVNPSSVIRGSKIDKKEEVKQQQQQQPQQQPITFNDIFSKVATVTGKLIAKLNDSDISRKLDPPPDMDFDSGRVYLAKWANMVKKEAELSNGSQLSSEFVSDLSAEEIARAKRRDPVGKDEWASFFDSQGRLRITISEVKSIVFHGGLEEDVRAEAWPFILGVFDFNATTEERAKLKEQLANAYYTELIRNDFRDEQIEKDVVRTDREIFLTDSKHDELIEDQIARSPELFSISRILHTFTVAEGKSYGQGMSDMLTPIYIAVKDEAISYYCFKNLMDNMYGNFSEDMVKIREDMVLLSKLLQLMLPELYAHLVKCHSHDMYFIFRSLIVHFKRELTWEQVPRFWEVSWCHPSNNFVIFFALAILQDNERIVIQNLRAFDEVLKYFNDLSGKLDLDVLLVRAELLYLKLKRTINIIDRSLNRGEEVNVSEDMRTLLRST; via the coding sequence ATGACTGACTATAGTTCGAAAGTAGAAGTGCTCTACTCGCAACCAGCATATGTTCGTTTGaacaaggagaaaaaaaatggataCATAGTACTTACCCGACCCATACTTAGCAAAGCAGAAGCTCAGAAGGCCCAATATCAAGTTCAACTCACTTTTATTGAAGAGAGCAATGCTAATGTTTCAATACTACAAAAAGTGAGTGAAGAATTAGCATTggatttacaaaaaaaaccaacagATAGAAGTCGGATCATTTCCATCTCACCATCTCGCCACTCAACCACTTTGAATGAAGTCACAATTAGAATAAAGAAACCAGCTTACGGATATTATGATGGAAGTATCACCATTGGTGAACAACAGCCAATATTTTTTCACGACTCTTCTCTTGATAGTAAAATTACACAAGCAAGACTGATGGGTTTATTTGAGGATGAACTAGATATTTCATCAGGTCAAGTGCTTTTGGAAGTGATTAGGCTGTTGGTAAATGATGTTGTCAAGCAGTCAGAACAAGTATACTTAGTTAATCCACTGAGTGTAATAAGAGGACTGaaaattgataaaaaagaagaagttaaacaacaacagcaacaacaaccacaacagcAGCCAATTACATTTAATGatatattttcaaaagtcGCTACGGTGACGGGTAAACTTATTGCCAAGTTGAATGACTCAGATATACTGAGAAAATTAGATCCACCACCGGATATGGATTTCGATAGTGGCAGGGTATATTTAGCGAAATGGGCAAATATGGTGAAGAAAGAGGCAGAGTTGTCCAATGGTTCGCAGTTGAGTTCAGAGTTTGTTTCAGATTTATCAGCTGAGGAAATTGCCAGGGCAAAAAGGAGGGACCCAGTTGGTAAAGATGAATGGGCGTCATTTTTTGATAGTCAAGGCAGATTAAGAATTACTATAAGCGAAGTAAAGAGTATTGTGTTTCATGGTGGCTTGGAAGAAGATGTGCGAGCAGAAGCATGGCCATTTATCCTTGGTGTCTTTGACTTTAATGCTACAACTGAAGAAAGAGCGAAATTAAAGGAGCAATTGGCGAATGCATACTATACAGAGTTGATCAGGAATGATTTTAGAGACGAACAGATTGAGAAAGATGTTGTTAGAACCGATagagaaatttttttaacagACTCAAAGCATGATGAGCTTATTGAAGACCAAATTGCTCGCTCACCCGAATTATTTTCGATATCGCGGATTTTACACACATTTACTGTAGCTGAAGGGAAGTCATATGGTCAAGGCATGTCAGATATGCTTACACCAATTTACATTGCAGTGAAAGATGAAGCTATTTCGTATTATTGTTTTAAAAACTTGATGGACAATATGTATGGCAATTTCCTGGAGGATATGGTAAAGATCCGAGAAGATATGGTGTTGCTCAGTAAACTTTTGCAACTCATGCTTCCTGAATTGTATGCACACCTTGTAAAGTGTCATAGCCACGATATGTATTTCATATTCCGAAGTCTCATTGTTCATTTCAAGAGAGAATTAACCTGGGAACAAGTACCACGTTTTTGGGAAGTTTCGTGGTGTCATCCTTCAAATAACTTTgtgattttctttgctcTAGCAATCTTGCAAGATAACGAAAGGATTGTGATTCAAAATCTACGTGCATTTGATGAGGTGTTGAAATATTTCAATGATTTACTGGGTAAGTTGGATTTGGATGTTTTGCTTGTAAGAGCAGAATTGTTGTATTTGAAATTAAAGAGAACAATCAACATTATTGATCGAAGCTTAAATAGAGGCGAAGAGGTGAATGTCAGCGAAGATATGAGAACATTATTACGAAGCACATAA
- the RNY1_3 gene encoding T2 family ribonuclease, producing MQFLLIIAAYILVQASAGSVFSSSCPLDANVSCSSSDREPSCCFESPGGVLVQTQFWNYSPSDGPPNLFTLHGLWSDLCDGSHKEYCGYSSMIPNDANYIRNILVLQFHNETFYNNLKNVWRNVRGTDQSLWAHEWNKHGTCINTIAANCYPEFEDNKNFYDYLTISYNLYMRLPTYKWLAAADITPSKFIRYTKAQIQDALSSNFGQQVYFRCDSNNAISEVWYFHHIQGSLLQNKFIPIDTLSSSNCPSENIMFLPKTVRRMYGRYR from the coding sequence ATGCAATTTCTTCTCATTATTGCTGCCTACATCTTAGTCCAAGCCAGTGCGGGATCCGTTTTTTCTAGTAGTTGTCCTTTAGATGCTAATGTTTCATGCTCCTCTTCAGATCGAGAGCCCTCGTGCTGTTTCGAGTCACCAGGCGGTGTCCTCGTGCAAACACAATTTTGGAATTACTCACCATCAGATGGTCCTCCAAACTTGTTCACCTTGCATGGGTTGTGGTCGGATTTATGCGATGGATCACACAAAGAGTATTGTGGCTACTCCAGTATGATTCCCAACGATGCAAATTATATTAGGAATATCTTAGTCCTTCAATTTCACAATGAAACGTTCTACAACAACTTAAAAAATGTATGGAGAAATGTACGTGGAACTGACCAATCATTATGGGCCCACGAATGGAACAAGCACGGAACCTGTATCAATACAATTGCAGCAAACTGCTATCCAGAATTTGAAGataacaaaaatttttatGACTATCTAACCATCTCGTACAATTTGTATATGAGATTGCCCACATATAAATGgcttgctgctgctgataTAACGCCATCAAAATTCATACGTTACACTAAAGCACAAATTCAAGATGCACTTAGCTCAAACTTCGGTCAACAAGTTTACTTTAGATGCGACTCAAATAATGCAATAAGCGAAGTGTGGTATTTCCACCATATTCAAGGTTCattgttgcaaaataaatTCATTCCAATTGATACGTTGTCAAGCTCAAACTGTCCAAGCGAGAACATTATGTTTCTTCCAAAAACTGTGAGAAGGATGTATGGAAGGTATAGGTGA
- the PNC1 gene encoding NAD(+) salvage pathway protein: protein MIVDLQEDFLEPAGSLKIKRSREIISHIIDILHEKTFDLYIATLDWHPANHTSFASQHGVEPFTELEFHHPETGEAKKQFVWPDHCIQNTHGSRLAPSFAEAFDKLPTNKKSIIKKGYLQDREYYSCFQDTWGIHHTEIEGLLKDNQIKEVTFVGLAYDYCVLNSAIDCAHQKFKTFVVKSLCRSVSEENDERTTTMYKKNGVTVVDSILEVL from the exons ATGA TTGTGGATCTTCAAGAAGATTTTCTTGAACCAGCAGGTTCgttgaaaataaagagaagcAGGGAGATAATCAGTCACATCATAGACATTTTACATGAGAAAACGTTTGACTTGTATATTGCAACGTTGGATTGGCATCCCGCAAATCATACCTCATTTGCCTCACAGCATGGTGTTGAACCATTCACAGAATTAGAGTTCCATCATCCAGAAACCGGAGAGGCTAAGAAGCAATTTGTATGGCCCGACCATTGTATCCAGAATACTCATGGCTCTAGGCTTGCTCCATCATTTGCAGAGGCTTTTGATAAATTGCcgacaaacaaaaagtcTATCATCAAAAAGGGATATCTTCAGGATAGAGAATATTACTCTTGTTTCCAAGATACATGGGGGATCCACCATACTGAAATCGAAGGTTTGCTAAAAGACAACCAGATCAAGGAGGTAACTTTTGTTGGATTGGCATATGATTACTGCGTCCTCAACTCTGCAATTGACTGTGCTCATCAAAAGTTCAAGACATTTGTTGTTAAAAGCTTATGTCGAAGCGTTTCTGAGGAGAATGATGAGAGGACAACCACTATGtataaaaagaatggaGTAACAGTTGTTGATTCTATATTAGAGGtgttgtaa
- the ISY1 gene encoding NineTeen Complex (NTC) component (BUSCO:EOG09264IOS): MSEQLETNPQLRPRNVQRVKSLPQAEKWRSIVLGEISSKLTEINDPSVNNLRIQELNDDLNKLIKDKRTWEYRIKELGGNDYLRSKDITSTGLCSEGIWYFGRAKLLVDEKNVDLNTTTNTTKVEQRLKGKPSKQELSIMTSRRKRLDDQYYGKMETKELLEYEQNRSKELAIARTKPHFSLSDLPTNEQVKKWLVDKKREQLMKRLGL; the protein is encoded by the coding sequence ATGTCTGAACAACTTGAAACAAATCCACAGCTACGACCACGAAATGTGCAAAGGGTGAAATCTCTACCACAGGCCGAAAAATGGCGAAGTATAGTACTAGGTGAAATCTCAAGCAAGTTAACAGAAATCAATGACCCTAGCGTCAACAATTTACGGATTCAGGAATTAAACGACGACTTGAACAAACTCATCAAAGATAAGAGAACTTGGGAGTATAGAATAAAAGAGCTTGGAGGCAATGATTACCTTCGCTCGAAAGATATCACAAGCACGGGTCTTTGCAGTGAAGGAATCTGGTACTTTGGAAGAGCAAAACTATTGGTagatgaaaagaatgtCGACTtaaatacaacaacaaacactaCCAAAGTGGAACAACGACTAAAGGGAAAACCACTGAAACAAGAGTTGTCCATTATGACTTcgagaaggaaaaggttAGATGATCAATACTACGGTAAGATGGAGACTAAAGAGCTTTTGGAATATGAGCAAAATAGAAGCAAAGAATTGGCCATAGCCCGAACAAAACCACATTTTAGTTTACTGGACTTGCCCACAAATGAGCAAGTGAAGAAATGGTTAGTTgataaaaagagagagcAGTTGATGAAAAGATTAGGTTTATAG
- the ENP2 gene encoding Small ribosomal subunit biogenesis (BUSCO:EOG09260AEC): MVLKSTSAGDVSIYQVSGSNVSRSLPDWIAKKRKKALKQDIDYSNRIELIQDFEFSEASNKIKVSPDGQYCMATGTYKPQIHVYDFANLSLKFERHTDCENVDFVILSQDWTKSVHLQVDRSIEFQTKGGIYYKTRIPKFGRSLCYNEVNCDLLVGASGNELYRLNLEQGRFLNPLHLETERGVNSVTVNKVHGLISAGLEDGTVEFWDPRSKSRVGKLWIDEQLGEPDIEVTTVSFRQDGLNFACGTSDGKTLLYDLRTNQPSIVKDQGYGFAIKNIEWLENSLKPDTILTSDKRIAKIWDRNSGKPFASMEPTVDINDVCHVANSGMFFMANEGMPMHTYYIPNLGPAPSWCSFLDNVTEELEEKPSDTIYSNYRFITKDDVRKLNLTHLIGSKVLRSYMHGYFIDTELYEKVNLIANPNSLRDQRERDIRKKIEQERESRIRTSNAIKNTKIKVNKDLATKLQDKIGGDMAESVINDDRFKEVFENPDFAVDETSHDYRQLNPVSREGKDITTTASASSRGLTAAEESDEERANGNGGNGDASSGSDSESDDDDEDDDEEEEDEAARRQAEKVREKLRKKREEEARFQNIMQKVEKKDPKSKAASESFASQVKKIVKPKSADVKGRLQRHARGEAELTFTPSSSKKKFKPVKTDESGDKGRTKQRFDGRRIASRNQFRGM, encoded by the coding sequence ATGGTTCTTAAATCAACTTCAGCTGGTGACGTTTCCATATACCAAGTCTCAGGGTCAAATGTCTCGCGATCTTTGCCCGATTGGATTGCCAAAAAGCGTAAGAAGGCATTGAAACAGGATATCGATTACTCCAACCGTATAGAGCTTATTCAAGATTTCGAGTTTAGTGAAGCTTCCAACAAGATCAAGGTCAGTCCAGATGGCCAATACTGTATGGCCACGGGTACTTATAAGCCACAAATACACGTTTACGACTTTGCCAATTTGTCATTAAAGTTTGAACGTCATACTGATTGTGAAAACGTTGACTTTGTGATATTGAGTCAGGATTGGACTAAGTCAGTCCATTTACAAGTGGATAGAAGTATCGAATTTCAAACAAAAGGGGGGATATATTACAAGACCAGGATCCCTAAATTTGGAAGAAGTTTGTGCTACAATGAGGTCAACTGTGATTTATTAGTCGGTGCCCTGGGGAATGAATTGTATCGATTGAATTTAGAACAAGGAAGGTTTTTGAACCCACTCCACTTGGAGACTGAAAGAGGAGTGAACTCGGTCACTGTGAATAAAGTGCATGGACTTATATCTGCAGGGTTGGAAGATGGTACCGTTGAGTTTTGGGATCCACGTTCCAAATCTAGAGTGGGTAAATTATGGATCGATGAACAACTCGGCGAGCCTGATATAGAAGTGACCACGGTAAGTTTTAGACAAGATGGTTTGAATTTTGCATGTGGTACATCTGATGGTAAAACCTTGTTGTACGATTTGCGTACCAACCAACCATCTATTGTTAAGGATCAAGGATATGGGTTTGCCATTAAGAACATTGAATGGTTAGAAAACTCATTAAAACCAGATACCATTCTCACAAGCGATAAGCGTATTGCTAAAATATGGGATAGAAACTCTGGCAAGCCATTTGCTTCGATGGAGCCCACCGTTGATATCAATGATGTGTGCCACGTTGCAAACTCGGGTATGTTCTTTATGGCGAACGAAGGTATGCCGATGCACACCTACTATATTCCAAACTTGGGTCCTGCACCTTCATGGTGTTCCTTCTTGGATAATGTCACTGAAGAATTGGAAGAGAAGCCATCGGACACTATTTATTCTAATTATAGGTTCATCACGAAGGATGATGTCAGAAAACTCAATTTAACTCATCTTATTGGCTCCAAAGTGCTTCGTTCGTATATGCATGGTTACTTTATTGACACAGAGTTGTACGAAAAAGTTAATCTTATTGCCAACCCCAACTCCTTACGAGACCAAAGAGAACGTGATAtcagaaagaaaattgaacaagaaagagagtCGCGTATTAGAACATCTAATGCCATTAAGAATACCAAGATTAAAGTCAATAAGGATTTGGCTACCAAATTGCAAGACAAAATTGGTGGTGATATGGCAGAATCAGTTATCAATGATGATAGATTCAAGGAAGTGTTTGAAAATCCAGATTTTGCGGTGGATGAAACCTCGCACGATTACCGTCAATTAAACCCTGTTTCACGTGAGGGTAAGGATATTACAACcacagcatcagcatccTCGCGAGGATTAACTGCTGCTGAAGAATCAGACGAAGAGAGAGCAAATGGTAATGGAGGAAATGGAGATGCGCTGTCAGGATCGGATAGTGAAAGcgacgatgatgacgaggatgatgacgaggaggaagaggatgaGGCAGCAAGAAGACAGGCTGAAAAAGTGCGCGAGAAACTTCGTAAAAAGAGGGAGGAAGAAGCTCGATTCCAAAATATAATGCAGAAGgtagagaagaaagatcCTAAATCCAAAGCAGCATCAGAATCATTTGCATCGCAAGTGAAAAAGATTGTTAAGCCAAAGTCAGCCGACGTCAAGGGAAGACTACAGAGACATGCGCGTGGTGAAGCAGAGCTTACATTCACGCCTTCTTCatcgaagaagaagttcaAGCCTGTTAAAACTGACGAAAGTGGTGATAAAGGAAGGACGAAACAGAGATTTGATGGTAGAAGAATTGCTTCTAGAAACCAATTCAGGGGTATGTAA